The following coding sequences lie in one Isoptericola variabilis 225 genomic window:
- a CDS encoding adenosine deaminase encodes MTQALVDIIPSLPKVVLHDHLDGGLRPQTVLELADEVGHELPAQDAEELGTWFREAADSGSLVRYLETFDHTIAVMQTPEALARVAREAVLDLAADGVVYAEQRWAPEQHLRRGLTLPDTVEAVQAGIDEGIREAAARGQIIRVGQIVTGMRHTDRWQEVAELAVAYRDAGVVGFDIAGPEDGFPPSRHADVWQFLADNNVPVTIHAGEAAGVDSIAQAVHLGKADRIGHGVRIVEDITFSEGERRAELGLLAHWVRDHQIPLEVCPVSNLQTAAAGSTIADHPITRLKELDFAVTLNTDNRLMSRTSMSHEMRLLVTEAGWTIDDLADVTITAAWSAFIHHDERRALVDDVILPGYQKIEGAQP; translated from the coding sequence ATGACCCAAGCCCTCGTGGACATCATCCCGTCCCTGCCCAAGGTCGTGCTGCACGACCACCTCGACGGCGGGCTGCGCCCGCAGACCGTGCTCGAGCTGGCCGACGAGGTGGGTCACGAGCTGCCCGCCCAGGACGCCGAGGAGCTCGGCACGTGGTTCCGCGAGGCGGCGGACTCGGGCTCGCTCGTGCGCTACCTCGAGACGTTCGACCACACGATCGCCGTCATGCAGACGCCCGAGGCGCTCGCCCGCGTCGCGCGCGAGGCCGTGCTCGACCTGGCCGCCGACGGCGTGGTCTACGCCGAGCAGCGCTGGGCGCCCGAGCAGCACCTGCGGCGCGGCCTGACGCTCCCCGACACGGTCGAGGCCGTCCAGGCCGGCATCGACGAGGGCATCCGTGAGGCCGCCGCCCGCGGCCAGATCATCCGCGTCGGCCAGATCGTGACGGGGATGCGGCACACCGACCGCTGGCAGGAGGTCGCGGAGCTCGCGGTCGCCTACCGGGACGCGGGCGTCGTCGGCTTCGACATCGCCGGGCCCGAGGACGGCTTCCCGCCGTCGCGCCACGCCGACGTGTGGCAGTTCCTCGCGGACAACAACGTGCCCGTGACGATCCACGCGGGCGAGGCCGCGGGCGTCGACTCGATCGCGCAGGCCGTCCACCTCGGCAAGGCCGACCGGATCGGGCACGGCGTGCGGATCGTCGAGGACATCACCTTCTCGGAGGGCGAGCGGCGCGCCGAGCTGGGACTGCTCGCGCACTGGGTGCGCGACCACCAGATCCCGCTCGAGGTGTGCCCGGTCTCCAACCTGCAGACCGCGGCCGCGGGCTCGACGATCGCCGACCACCCGATCACGCGCCTCAAGGAGCTCGACTTCGCCGTCACGCTCAACACGGACAACCGGCTCATGTCGCGCACGTCGATGTCGCACGAGATGCGCCTGCTCGTCACCGAGGCCGGCTGGACGATCGACGACCTCGCCGACGTGACGATCACCGCGGCGTGGAGCGCCTTCATCCACCACGACGAGCGGCGCGCGCTCGTCGACGACGTCATCCTCCCGGGCTACCAGAAGATCGAGGGAGCGCAGCCGTGA
- the deoC gene encoding deoxyribose-phosphate aldolase, which produces MTTPTLPTDPAALARYVDHTLLKPEATAADVTALVEEGARLGVFSVCVSPTFVAHAVAEAEGRLAVATVCGFPSGKHVSDVKAAEAARAVADGADEVDMVIDVGAAKAGDLAAVEADVAAVRAAVPADTVLKVIIESAALTDDEIVAVCRASEAAGADFVKTSTGFHPAGGASVEAVRLMARTVGGRLGIKASGGIRTLHDALAMIEAGATRLGLSGTAAVVAGFDGGAAGAAPSGDTY; this is translated from the coding sequence GTGACCACCCCCACCCTGCCGACCGACCCCGCCGCGCTCGCGCGCTACGTCGACCACACGCTGCTCAAGCCCGAGGCCACGGCCGCGGACGTCACGGCCCTCGTCGAGGAGGGTGCGCGGCTCGGGGTGTTCTCGGTGTGCGTCTCGCCGACGTTCGTCGCGCACGCCGTCGCCGAGGCCGAGGGCCGGCTCGCGGTCGCGACCGTCTGCGGCTTCCCGTCCGGCAAGCACGTGAGCGACGTCAAGGCCGCCGAGGCCGCCCGCGCGGTCGCCGACGGCGCCGACGAGGTCGACATGGTCATCGACGTCGGCGCCGCGAAGGCGGGCGACCTCGCGGCCGTCGAGGCCGACGTCGCCGCCGTCCGCGCCGCCGTGCCCGCGGACACGGTCCTCAAGGTCATCATCGAGTCGGCCGCGCTGACCGACGACGAGATCGTGGCCGTGTGCCGCGCGTCGGAGGCCGCGGGCGCCGACTTCGTCAAGACGTCGACCGGCTTCCACCCGGCCGGCGGCGCGTCCGTGGAGGCCGTGCGGCTCATGGCGCGCACCGTCGGCGGGCGGCTCGGGATCAAGGCGTCCGGCGGCATCCGGACCCTGCACGACGCCCTGGCGATGATCGAGGCCGGTGCAACACGGCTCGGGCTCTCCGGCACCGCGGCCGTGGTGGCGGGGTTCGACGGCGGCGCCGCGGGCGCCGCGCCGTCGGGCGACACCTACTGA
- a CDS encoding siderophore-interacting protein produces MTETPARKRTPHSATVTAVRRVTPHTVRVTLGGDELAALDPTPFTDRYVKLVLGEPAEPGGRPLVRTYTVRAVRDGAWDVDVVVHGDEGYGGPWAERVRPGERVTFLGPGGGYAPDPRAPWHLLAGDDSALPAIASALEAMPPGTVARAFVEVPGPADEQAVTTEAHARITWVHRGTRTLVDAVLGAHAAGQLPDGVPHAFLHGEAGCVRDLRRWARAELGVPTELLSASGYWRRGRTDEAWRAEKRTWVAAVEQDDAALARV; encoded by the coding sequence ATGACGGAGACCCCCGCGCGCAAGCGCACCCCGCACAGCGCGACGGTGACGGCCGTGCGCCGCGTCACGCCGCACACGGTCCGCGTGACCCTCGGCGGCGACGAGCTCGCCGCGCTCGACCCCACGCCGTTCACCGACCGGTACGTCAAGCTCGTGCTGGGCGAGCCCGCCGAGCCGGGCGGCCGGCCGCTCGTGCGCACCTACACGGTCCGGGCGGTGCGCGACGGCGCGTGGGACGTCGACGTCGTCGTCCACGGCGACGAGGGGTACGGCGGTCCGTGGGCCGAGCGCGTCCGGCCGGGGGAGCGGGTGACGTTCCTCGGCCCCGGCGGCGGGTACGCCCCCGACCCGCGGGCGCCGTGGCACCTGCTCGCGGGCGACGATTCCGCGCTGCCCGCGATCGCTTCGGCGCTCGAGGCGATGCCGCCCGGGACGGTCGCCCGCGCGTTCGTCGAGGTCCCTGGTCCTGCCGACGAGCAGGCCGTCACCACGGAGGCGCACGCGCGGATCACGTGGGTCCACCGCGGCACGCGCACGCTCGTCGACGCCGTGCTCGGCGCGCACGCGGCCGGCCAGCTGCCCGACGGCGTGCCGCACGCGTTCCTCCACGGCGAGGCCGGCTGCGTGCGCGACCTGCGCCGCTGGGCGCGCGCCGAGCTCGGCGTCCCGACCGAGCTGCTCTCCGCGTCGGGCTACTGGCGCCGCGGGCGCACCGACGAGGCGTGGCGCGCCGAGAAGCGCACCTGGGTCGCCGCCGTCGAGCAGGACGACGCGGCGCTCGCCCGGGTCTGA
- a CDS encoding TIGR00725 family protein: MALQVAVCGPRECSETERSTAHDVGRLLAEAGAVVLTGGGGGVMAAASAGARAAGGLVVGVLPGGRDGANPHVSVALATGLGEARNAVLVASADVVVVVGGSWGTLSEVALARRRGTPVVTIGGWQVRDADGSELPDGPRAAATPEEAVAAALAAAGAR, from the coding sequence GTGGCGCTCCAGGTGGCCGTGTGCGGCCCGCGCGAGTGCTCCGAGACGGAGCGCAGCACGGCGCACGACGTCGGTCGCCTCCTCGCGGAGGCCGGTGCCGTCGTGCTCACGGGCGGCGGGGGCGGCGTGATGGCCGCCGCGAGCGCGGGCGCGCGGGCTGCGGGCGGGCTCGTCGTCGGCGTCCTTCCCGGCGGGCGCGACGGCGCGAACCCGCACGTGTCGGTCGCGCTGGCCACGGGCCTGGGCGAGGCGCGCAACGCGGTGCTCGTCGCCTCCGCCGACGTCGTGGTCGTCGTCGGCGGCTCGTGGGGCACGCTGTCCGAGGTCGCGCTCGCCCGGCGCCGCGGCACGCCCGTCGTCACCATCGGCGGCTGGCAGGTGCGCGACGCGGACGGCAGCGAGCTCCCGGACGGGCCGCGGGCGGCCGCGACGCCCGAGGAGGCGGTCGCGGCCGCGCTCGCGGCGGCCGGCGCCCGCTAG
- a CDS encoding phospho-sugar mutase yields MTSLDTDDPAWEPTTGGPHLSALLDQVEAWIAADVDEDDKAELRALLDRATADDGAKYPAAVLELRDRFNGTLQFGTAGLRGTMAAGPNRMNRAVVVGAAAGLGAYLADALGADATPRVVVGYDARYRSADFARDTAAVLTAAGAEVLLLPAALPTPVLAFAVRRLGADAGVMVTASHNPARDNGYKVYLGGRVVTDSGQGAQIVPPYDALIAERIAAVGPAAAVPRAESGWRVLGREIVDDYLATVRALSDGAPRRLRIVTTSLHGVGGRVLARALAEAGFTDVLPVEEQLDPDPRFPTVAFPNPEERGAIDMAIALASEARADLVIANDPDADRCAVAVYDPTVGTYQGAETARSHGWRMLHGDEVGALLGVDAVTRHKAPLGGDGRQRTLASSVVSSRVLARIAKAHGFGHATTLTGFKWIARTPNLVFGYEEALGYCVDPENVRDKDGISAAVVVAQLADRLKAEGRTLVDALDDVARAHGLHLTDQLSARFSDLERIGETMARLRAHPPRTLAGAGVSRIQDLSAGVDGLPPTDGVLLEAGDGTRVIVRPSGTEPKVKCYLEVVVPVARDATSYDVGKARVAAHARLDKVKADMRRALGL; encoded by the coding sequence ATGACCAGCCTGGACACCGACGACCCGGCCTGGGAGCCCACGACGGGCGGCCCGCACCTGTCGGCGCTGCTCGACCAGGTCGAGGCCTGGATCGCGGCCGACGTCGACGAGGACGACAAGGCCGAGCTGAGGGCGCTCCTCGACCGCGCGACCGCGGACGACGGCGCGAAGTACCCCGCGGCCGTCCTCGAGCTGCGCGACCGGTTCAACGGGACGCTGCAGTTCGGCACGGCCGGGCTCCGGGGCACGATGGCCGCCGGCCCGAACCGCATGAACCGTGCGGTCGTGGTCGGCGCGGCCGCCGGCCTCGGCGCGTACCTCGCCGACGCCCTCGGCGCGGACGCGACGCCGCGGGTCGTCGTCGGGTACGACGCGCGGTACCGGTCGGCCGACTTCGCCCGGGACACGGCCGCGGTGCTCACGGCCGCGGGCGCCGAGGTGCTGCTGCTGCCCGCGGCGCTGCCGACGCCGGTGCTCGCGTTCGCGGTGCGCCGCCTCGGCGCCGACGCGGGCGTCATGGTCACCGCGAGCCACAACCCCGCGCGCGACAACGGGTACAAGGTGTACCTCGGCGGGCGGGTCGTGACGGACTCCGGCCAGGGCGCGCAGATCGTGCCGCCGTACGACGCGCTCATCGCGGAGCGGATCGCCGCCGTCGGCCCCGCCGCGGCCGTCCCGCGCGCCGAGTCGGGCTGGCGGGTGCTGGGCCGGGAGATCGTCGACGACTACCTGGCGACCGTGCGCGCGCTGTCCGACGGCGCCCCGCGCCGCCTGCGCATCGTCACGACCTCGCTGCACGGCGTCGGCGGCCGGGTGCTGGCGCGGGCGCTCGCCGAGGCAGGGTTCACCGACGTGCTGCCCGTCGAGGAGCAGCTCGACCCGGACCCGCGCTTCCCCACCGTCGCGTTCCCCAACCCCGAGGAGCGGGGGGCGATCGACATGGCGATCGCGCTCGCGTCCGAGGCGCGGGCCGACCTCGTCATCGCGAACGACCCCGACGCCGACCGGTGCGCGGTCGCGGTGTACGACCCGACGGTCGGCACGTACCAGGGCGCCGAGACCGCCCGCTCGCACGGGTGGCGGATGCTGCACGGCGACGAGGTCGGCGCGCTGCTCGGCGTCGACGCGGTGACGCGGCACAAGGCCCCCCTCGGGGGCGACGGGCGGCAGCGGACGCTCGCGAGCTCCGTCGTCTCCTCGCGCGTGCTGGCCCGGATCGCCAAGGCCCACGGCTTCGGGCACGCGACGACGCTCACCGGCTTCAAGTGGATCGCGCGCACGCCGAACCTCGTCTTCGGCTACGAGGAGGCCCTCGGCTACTGCGTCGACCCGGAGAACGTCCGGGACAAGGACGGCATCAGCGCCGCGGTCGTCGTCGCGCAGCTCGCGGACCGGCTCAAGGCCGAGGGACGCACGCTCGTCGACGCGCTCGACGACGTCGCGCGCGCGCACGGCCTGCACCTGACCGACCAGCTCTCGGCCCGGTTCAGCGACCTCGAGCGCATCGGCGAGACGATGGCGCGCCTGCGCGCCCACCCCCCGCGCACGCTCGCGGGCGCCGGCGTCTCACGGATCCAGGACCTCTCGGCGGGCGTCGACGGGCTGCCGCCCACCGACGGGGTGCTCCTCGAGGCGGGCGACGGCACGCGCGTCATCGTGCGCCCGAGCGGCACCGAGCCCAAGGTCAAGTGCTACCTCGAGGTGGTCGTGCCCGTCGCGCGCGACGCGACGTCGTACGACGTCGGCAAGGCGCGCGTGGCAGCGCACGCGCGGCTCGACAAGGTCAAGGCCGACATGCGGCGGGCGCTGGGACTCTAG